One genomic segment of Chitinibacter sp. FCG-7 includes these proteins:
- a CDS encoding GNAT family N-acetyltransferase: MVKRPMQLRFVELTPDHLAPFCDLYLRVFNAAPWHDGWQIDAVRERFAAFSQFPRFYGLGLLADEVPVGLVFGWGERWIDGWHFQIKEMCVANELQGTGLGKQLMAQFEQNLLAQSYAAVFLYTGSHVPAKAFYQAIGFGLGEQDVLGKRLTAAPVMLA, encoded by the coding sequence ATGGTAAAAAGACCGATGCAGCTGCGCTTTGTAGAACTCACCCCCGATCATCTGGCCCCGTTTTGCGATCTGTACTTGCGCGTGTTTAACGCCGCACCTTGGCATGACGGCTGGCAAATTGACGCGGTACGCGAGCGTTTTGCCGCGTTTAGCCAGTTTCCGCGTTTTTATGGTCTGGGCCTGCTGGCCGATGAGGTGCCAGTGGGTTTGGTGTTTGGCTGGGGCGAGCGCTGGATCGACGGCTGGCATTTTCAAATCAAAGAGATGTGCGTGGCCAATGAATTGCAAGGTACAGGTTTGGGCAAACAGTTGATGGCGCAATTTGAACAAAATTTGCTCGCGCAATCCTATGCCGCAGTTTTTTTGTATACCGGTTCGCACGTGCCAGCGAAGGCGTTTTATCAGGCGATTGGATTTGGTTTGGGAGAGCAAGACGTTTTAGGGAAGCGTCTCACGGCGGCACCTGTCATGCTGGCATGA